One region of Mucilaginibacter sp. 14171R-50 genomic DNA includes:
- a CDS encoding serine O-acetyltransferase, which translates to MVTLKATIAHIKSDIYNHGGVTFKKKVNVYLFNASFRLLLNYRIGRYLRQRRNFISNFILQRYEYRQVTKRNCYISFRASIGSNFRFAHPIGVIIGENVVIGDNVRIWQNVTLGSHGKKEQALIYPQIGNNVKIFAGAKLFGGITIGDGAAIGANAVVNTDVPANKTAVGIPAKVLGS; encoded by the coding sequence ATGGTAACGCTTAAAGCTACAATAGCACATATAAAAAGTGATATTTATAATCATGGCGGCGTAACCTTCAAAAAGAAAGTAAACGTTTACCTGTTTAACGCGTCGTTCAGATTGCTCCTTAATTATCGCATAGGGCGATATTTACGCCAAAGACGCAACTTTATCAGCAACTTTATCTTACAGCGGTACGAGTATCGCCAGGTAACAAAAAGAAACTGTTACATCTCTTTCCGCGCCTCAATAGGTTCTAATTTTAGGTTTGCGCATCCAATAGGTGTTATCATAGGCGAGAATGTAGTGATAGGCGATAATGTGCGTATCTGGCAAAATGTAACATTAGGCAGCCACGGTAAAAAAGAACAGGCTTTGATATACCCGCAAATAGGCAACAATGTTAAGATTTTTGCGGGCGCCAAGTTATTTGGGGGCATTACAATAGGCGACGGCGCCGCAATAGGAGCTAATGCGGTTGTAAATACGGATGTACCGGCCAACAAAACAGCAGTGGGTATACCTGCTAAAGTATTAGGTTCATGA